From a single Toxoplasma gondii ME49 chromosome II, whole genome shotgun sequence genomic region:
- a CDS encoding hypothetical protein (encoded by transcript TGME49_297660) encodes MQLLQERRATQLLPLWQRSTATTRCRSIRRLRDLEDNDIPNHEENQDVVGSAVLAAGSPALQHETEKGSSTTRNPLVRQEAPPENSQISVTEGGSYLDDCDEGTNDEHGTQLGEVWAYGCAGDFENDGEEDPESGVNCLHSEPKGCRSATTEGNPEELTAEENGVW; translated from the coding sequence ATGCAACTTCTGCAGGAAAGACGAGCCACCCAATTGCTGCCTTTGTGGCAGCGATCTACTGCAACAACACGATGTCGTAGTATACGGCGGCTAAGAGATCTGGAAGACAATGACATCCCGAACCACGAGGAAAATCAGGATGTGGTGGGGAGTGCGGTGCTCGCAGCCGGTTCTCCGGCTCTTCAACATGAGACCGAGAAGGGAAGCTCGACAACCCGAAATCCCCTAGTTCGTCAGGAAGCTCCTCCTGAAAACAGTCAAATTTCAGTGACAGAAGGCGGAAGTTATTTGGATGACTGTGACGAAGGCACCAATGACGAACACGGTACTCAGTTAGGCGAGGTGTGGGCATACGGCTGTGCAGGTGATTTTGAGAACGATGGTGAGGAGGATCCAGAATCAGGAGTAAACTGTCTTCACTCAGAACCCAAAGGATGTAGAAGTGCGACGACTGAAGGCAATCCAGAAGAACtaacagcagaagaaaatggAGTGTGGTAA
- a CDS encoding hypothetical protein (encoded by transcript TGME49_297670), whose product MAVETRKAEILKLHGKVARREEALRAADQQLTKEMQKFDEFLRATDQRAHMAMKEADEVGRIKMEKQQTIRELHERLSALNARISKYEEIVQEGKMYKSFLDKLSPPAWIEEQEKKKQERIAIKRKEWAEKQLKLQQERIQKEVKDIDSETFEKISELEEKKRKAGKSFDEDGEDDDGELPMYFTEPGQLLELFRQLEEQNLFLIQNAQENEAALEDVLGKFEETKQQMEKRTGALDSLIRQLQDQVKTQQQICGNLQTTLQKKKSEREEKMIFQQLTNKIGEVHAICGYEGDDANDAIRKLEQIEAKMEEYLAILDRYEGFLEAVTRAHTAATRKADNV is encoded by the exons ATGGCGGTTGAAACGCGGAAAGCAG AGATTCTGAAGTTGCACGGGAAAGTggcgcggagagaagaagccctGCGAGCGGCAGATCAACAGCTGACAAAAGAAATGCAAAAATTCGACGAGTTTCTGCGAGCCACAGACCAGCGAGCACACATGGCGATGAAG gaggcagacgaagtAGGCCGCATCAAGATGGAAAAGCAGCAAACCATCAGGGAACTTCATGAGCGCCTCAGTGCCTTAAACGCAAGAATAAGCAAATACGAAGAAATTGTTCAGGAAGGAAAGATGTATAAGAGTTTTTTGGACAAGCTGTCACCGCCA GCATGGATTGAggagcaggaaaagaaaaagcaagaACGTATCGCGATCAAGAGAAAGGAGTGGGCAGAGAAGCAACTGAAGCTTCAGCAAGAGAGGATACAGAAAGAGGTGAAGGACATCGACTCTGAGACATTCGAAAAGATCAGTGAgctggaggaaaaaaagcgaaaggcAGGCAAGTCTTTCGACGAGG acggcgaagacgatGACGGGGAGCTTCCAATGTACTTCACGGAACCTGGACAGCTGCTCGAGCTGTTTCGCCAACTTGAAGAACAAAACCTGTTTCTAATTCAGAACGCTCAAGAAAACGAAGCC GCTCTAGAAGACGTTCTCGGGAAGTTtgaagagacaaaacaacaaatGGAAAAACGAACCGGGGCCCTTGACTCACTGATCAGGCAGCTGCAAGATCAAGTCAAGACACAACAGCAAATCTGCGGCAACCTGCAAA CGACgcttcagaagaagaagagtgaacgagaagagaagatgaTTTTCCAGCAGCTCACAAATAAGATCGGAGAGGTCCATGCAATTTGTGGCTACGAAG GCGATGATGCCAATGATGCGATTCGCAAGCTCGAGCAGATCGAAGCGAAGATGGAAGAGTACCTGGCGATCTTGGATAGATATGAAG GCTTCCTTGAAGCGGTCACAAGAGCCCACACAGCAGCGACAAGGAAAGCAGATAATGTTTAG
- a CDS encoding calmodulin, putative (encoded by transcript TGME49_297680), translated as MTEVDGVLYQLTETQVNTFRTAFAMFDKDQDGKISFSDFGKIFRSVGQNPSEETIRQLIQMYDEQKGEGQFSFTEFLRICESPHFQDPMKEEKVLESFREFDKDATGTITLLELRYILQQLGERLSDDEADEFIEWAQKAQDVLVEDGVLNYEQLTKELSDKDPNILS; from the exons ATGACGGAAGTAGACGGGGTATTGTATCAGCTGACCGAGACTCAGGTCAATACATTCAGAACGGCCTTCGCCATGTTCGACAAGGATCAGGACGGGAAGATCAGTTTCTC AGATTTCGGGAAAATTTTCCGGTCCGTAGGTCAGAACCCTTCAGAGGAAACAATCCGCCAGTTAATTCAAATGTATGACgagcagaagggagaagggcAGTTCAGCTTCACGGAGTTTCTGAGGATTTGTGAATCTCCTCACTTTCAAGATCCGatgaaagaggaaaaagttCTCGAGTCTTTCAGAGAATTCGACAAAGACGCAACGGGCACAATCACATTACTGGAGCTCCGGTACATTCTACAGCAGCTAGGAGAACGTCTGTCCGACGATGAAGCAGATGAGTTCATCGAATGGGCTCAGAAG GCCCAAGACGTTTTGGTTGAGGATGGTGTACTCAACTACGAGCAGCTCACGAAGGAACTGTCGGACAAAGACCCCAATATCCTTTCGTAA